A region of Candidatus Omnitrophota bacterium DNA encodes the following proteins:
- a CDS encoding inorganic phosphate transporter — MSLYFYLAGAIAIGMLIWNTIEVGRNDATNVVNAVFGSRVLRRKTAVYLSGIAVIFGACAATPVMETARSGIFDPATIPVLEDCLSIYIAVYLTNTVLLYSFSAFGMPISTTACLVFALLGGGYAIGGAESVKWAKSQEVVLAILCSIFISGAAAFFIQRAFRGAMGRQCDDPEKVNLHGPWIGGLLLTGLVYFVLMKGMKNVDFVKFLRKATFDEFGAPLVLFSSWAVMASFVWLLLRIGGDAIRRKLFGGMAVLGMLATAFAFGQNDLANCASPGIAAWMIIKEKHLAYNSNVPLWFLLLCGCLLAMGMATRNAQRVTRAEVNTGSQGDVVRLYAPRWCVGLAKFLLPKQKTDALAPQPVLDESHRKLQHYDALRAAVITSISGSVIAFASGRGLPVSTTYVAFAAVIATGWADRIFARGDAVLKMGRTIWVVFCWFFSAFLSAVITGMGALVISRFYTIGILVLLAINLLVRYYMDQRANRQEEILQLEAAERKKAIYGELGEHHVIASEMDDEH; from the coding sequence ATGTCGCTCTATTTTTATCTAGCAGGCGCGATCGCCATTGGAATGCTCATCTGGAATACGATCGAAGTAGGACGCAATGACGCTACGAATGTAGTCAACGCCGTCTTTGGATCGCGGGTATTGCGGAGAAAGACAGCCGTTTATCTTTCGGGAATCGCCGTCATTTTCGGCGCATGCGCCGCAACGCCGGTTATGGAAACGGCGCGAAGCGGCATTTTCGATCCCGCTACTATTCCCGTTTTGGAGGATTGTTTATCGATTTATATCGCCGTTTATTTGACGAATACCGTTTTACTTTACTCCTTCTCCGCTTTTGGTATGCCCATCTCCACGACGGCGTGTCTGGTCTTCGCGTTGTTGGGCGGAGGCTATGCGATAGGCGGGGCGGAATCGGTAAAATGGGCGAAAAGCCAGGAAGTGGTTCTCGCCATCCTATGTTCCATCTTCATCAGCGGAGCAGCCGCCTTTTTTATCCAACGGGCGTTTCGCGGCGCTATGGGCCGCCAATGCGACGATCCGGAAAAAGTAAATTTGCACGGCCCCTGGATCGGGGGACTCTTGCTGACAGGCCTGGTTTATTTCGTGTTAATGAAAGGCATGAAAAATGTCGATTTCGTGAAATTTCTGCGAAAAGCGACTTTCGACGAGTTCGGAGCGCCTCTTGTCCTCTTTTCATCCTGGGCGGTTATGGCTTCGTTCGTTTGGCTTCTGCTTCGCATTGGCGGAGACGCCATCCGGCGCAAACTTTTTGGAGGGATGGCCGTGTTAGGCATGTTAGCCACCGCCTTCGCCTTCGGCCAGAATGACTTGGCGAATTGCGCTTCGCCCGGCATAGCGGCATGGATGATTATCAAGGAAAAGCACTTAGCCTATAATTCGAATGTTCCTTTATGGTTCTTGCTTCTTTGCGGCTGCCTGTTGGCGATGGGTATGGCCACTCGCAATGCGCAGCGGGTTACGCGCGCCGAAGTCAACACCGGCAGCCAGGGAGACGTCGTGCGACTCTATGCGCCGCGATGGTGCGTGGGTTTGGCGAAATTCCTATTGCCCAAACAAAAAACGGACGCCTTGGCGCCGCAGCCGGTGCTGGACGAATCCCACCGGAAATTGCAGCATTACGACGCTTTGCGCGCCGCCGTCATTACCTCCATTTCCGGCAGCGTCATCGCTTTCGCTTCAGGCCGGGGGCTGCCCGTATCGACGACCTACGTCGCCTTTGCGGCGGTAATAGCGACGGGATGGGCGGATCGCATCTTCGCGCGCGGCGACGCCGTATTGAAAATGGGACGTACGATTTGGGTCGTCTTCTGCTGGTTTTTCTCCGCTTTTCTCTCCGCCGTCATTACGGGAATGGGGGCGCTCGTCATCAGTCGATTTTATACGATAGGCATCCTGGTTTTACTAGCCATTAATCTATTGGTTCGTTATTATATGGATCAACGCGCAAATCGGCAG